Proteins encoded in a region of the Streptomyces akebiae genome:
- a CDS encoding type I restriction endonuclease subunit R gives MSPVHNESSFGSAIVAALCERGWREANPEDYRPDLGLDTNELFTFIGATQPDEWNELLTVYGGNPNEAQRGFAQRLDRAIADDGLLHVLRSGVKDRGVRLRVAYFKPNLISADSVLDGYRANRLTVVRELPYATKQADWGHRLDLTLFLNGIPVATAELKNPLTGQGVEQAKEQYRTDRDPTELIFTRRVIANFAVDPDLVFVTTQLRGKSTQFLPFNTGSNGPGQPGGAGNPAPTAHGTYATSYLWEQVWQRDNWLDLLQRFVHQQKHKTPGGGTTKSTIFPRFHQWDVVRKLTAHASVHGAGQNYLVMASAGSGKSNTIGWLAHRLSDLHARTDPHSLRPDALADGRIKPGEPVFDKVIVITDRRALDAQLSATVGSFSQTDGLVVKVDEKHGAKSEQLARALSRDTGKIVTVTLHSFPALLDYIKRNPTEIKGSRFAIIVDEAHSSQSGDAATAVKSALRDLGLDADSDDEGATTVTLDDQLKAKAVARSRAGNLSYFAFTATPKSKTLELFGTEDVENGKTVYRPFHTYSMRQAIEEGFILDPLRNYVTYDTYWKLANLNHDEKEVDPSKANSLLARFALMHEHTVSQHAQVIVEHFVHHTRGRLGGRAKAMVVTASRLSAVQMGRAIRSYIADRDYDTKYPDVGVLVAFSGTLTIDGEETTESKENGGLSESALPKAFGYTRADDKAAKAGGKGRQQEYRILVVAEKYQTGFDQPLLTTMYVNKTLTGIAAVQTLSRLNRTAERKSQADLAVLDFVNDAEDIREAFRPYFEEAQTLPSDPNLLYSAQSRVMSAPIISEQDMDEFVAAYFEAQEKAGGSQSKWEKLHAELYRLLSPAVTRVTHLLESDEEDDVEAAEDFRANLNDYVRKYGFLAQIVPYQDAELERLYLYGRYLLNRLPRLADGGVDIGEVDLSHLRVEKTGEYDVSLNPEGPAELKGFGDGAGGAKDSEKSLLSELIEKFNAKFGTEFTEEDVLPAFNATKKDPKVRAAALVNDEENFGIVFDKKFEENMMDHVSTIDSLGKRYFGTDRDFKSNLDRSARRAAWRMIRREEGLEDI, from the coding sequence ATGAGCCCCGTGCACAACGAGTCCTCCTTCGGGTCGGCCATCGTCGCCGCGCTGTGCGAGCGAGGTTGGCGGGAGGCGAACCCTGAGGACTACCGACCCGACCTTGGGCTCGACACCAACGAACTGTTCACCTTCATCGGCGCCACGCAGCCCGACGAGTGGAACGAACTGCTCACCGTCTACGGCGGCAACCCCAACGAGGCGCAGCGCGGCTTCGCTCAGCGGCTTGACCGGGCCATCGCCGATGACGGGCTGCTGCACGTCCTCCGCAGCGGCGTCAAGGACCGCGGTGTGCGCCTCCGCGTCGCCTACTTCAAGCCCAACCTCATCTCCGCCGACTCCGTCCTCGACGGATACCGGGCCAACCGTCTCACCGTCGTCCGGGAACTCCCCTACGCCACCAAGCAGGCCGACTGGGGTCACCGGCTCGACCTGACCCTGTTCCTCAACGGCATCCCGGTCGCCACGGCCGAGTTGAAGAACCCACTGACTGGGCAAGGGGTCGAGCAGGCCAAGGAGCAGTACCGGACCGACCGCGACCCGACCGAGCTGATCTTCACGCGGCGCGTCATCGCCAACTTCGCCGTCGACCCGGACCTGGTCTTCGTCACCACGCAACTGCGCGGCAAGAGCACCCAGTTCCTGCCGTTCAACACCGGCTCGAACGGCCCCGGCCAGCCCGGCGGAGCCGGGAACCCTGCGCCCACGGCCCACGGCACGTACGCCACCTCCTACCTGTGGGAACAGGTCTGGCAGCGGGACAACTGGCTCGACCTGCTCCAGCGTTTCGTGCACCAGCAGAAACACAAGACGCCCGGCGGTGGCACCACCAAGTCGACGATCTTCCCCCGCTTCCACCAGTGGGACGTGGTCCGGAAGCTCACCGCGCACGCGTCCGTACACGGCGCCGGCCAGAACTACCTGGTGATGGCCTCCGCCGGCTCCGGCAAGTCGAATACCATCGGCTGGCTGGCCCACCGCCTCAGCGACCTGCACGCCCGCACGGATCCGCACTCCCTCCGGCCCGACGCCCTCGCCGACGGCCGCATCAAGCCCGGCGAGCCCGTCTTCGACAAGGTCATCGTCATCACCGACCGCCGCGCGCTGGACGCCCAGCTCTCGGCGACGGTCGGCAGCTTCTCGCAGACGGACGGCCTGGTCGTGAAGGTCGACGAGAAGCACGGGGCGAAGAGCGAGCAGCTCGCCCGCGCCCTCTCCCGGGACACCGGGAAGATCGTCACGGTCACCCTGCACTCGTTCCCGGCCCTGCTGGACTACATCAAGCGCAACCCGACCGAGATCAAGGGCAGCCGCTTCGCGATCATCGTCGACGAGGCTCACTCCTCCCAGTCCGGCGACGCCGCCACCGCCGTGAAGTCCGCCTTGCGCGACCTCGGCCTGGACGCCGACTCGGACGACGAGGGCGCGACCACGGTCACCCTGGACGACCAGCTGAAGGCCAAGGCGGTGGCACGCTCCCGGGCCGGCAACCTCTCCTACTTCGCCTTCACCGCCACCCCCAAGTCCAAGACGCTCGAACTCTTCGGCACGGAAGACGTGGAGAACGGCAAGACCGTCTACCGGCCCTTCCACACCTACTCCATGCGCCAGGCCATCGAGGAGGGCTTCATCCTCGACCCACTGCGCAACTACGTCACCTACGACACCTACTGGAAGCTCGCGAACCTCAACCACGACGAGAAGGAGGTCGACCCCTCCAAGGCCAACAGCCTGCTCGCCCGGTTCGCGCTCATGCACGAGCACACGGTGTCCCAGCACGCCCAGGTGATCGTCGAGCACTTCGTCCACCACACCCGCGGCCGGCTCGGCGGACGCGCGAAGGCCATGGTGGTCACGGCCTCCCGCCTCTCCGCCGTGCAGATGGGCCGCGCCATCCGCAGTTACATCGCCGACCGCGACTACGACACCAAGTACCCGGACGTCGGTGTCCTGGTCGCCTTCTCCGGGACCCTCACCATCGACGGTGAGGAGACCACCGAGAGCAAGGAGAACGGCGGTCTCTCGGAGAGCGCGCTGCCGAAGGCGTTCGGCTACACCCGCGCCGACGACAAGGCCGCGAAGGCGGGCGGCAAGGGACGGCAGCAGGAGTACCGGATCCTGGTCGTCGCCGAGAAGTACCAGACCGGCTTCGACCAGCCGCTCCTCACGACGATGTACGTCAACAAGACGCTGACCGGCATCGCCGCCGTGCAGACCCTCTCGCGCCTCAACCGCACCGCTGAACGCAAGTCCCAGGCCGACCTCGCCGTCCTGGACTTCGTCAACGACGCCGAGGACATCAGGGAAGCGTTCCGCCCGTACTTCGAGGAGGCGCAGACCCTGCCCTCCGACCCGAACCTCCTGTACTCGGCCCAGAGCCGCGTCATGTCCGCACCGATCATCTCGGAGCAGGACATGGACGAGTTCGTCGCCGCGTACTTCGAGGCGCAGGAGAAGGCGGGCGGCTCGCAGTCCAAGTGGGAGAAGCTGCACGCCGAGTTGTACCGGCTCCTGTCCCCCGCCGTCACCCGCGTCACCCACCTCCTGGAGAGCGACGAAGAGGACGACGTCGAAGCCGCCGAGGACTTCCGGGCCAACCTCAACGACTACGTCCGCAAGTACGGCTTCCTCGCGCAGATCGTGCCCTACCAGGACGCCGAGTTGGAGCGCCTGTACCTCTACGGCCGCTACCTGCTCAACCGGCTCCCCCGCCTCGCGGACGGCGGAGTGGACATAGGTGAGGTGGACCTGAGCCACCTGCGCGTCGAGAAGACCGGCGAGTACGACGTGTCCCTCAACCCGGAGGGCCCCGCCGAGCTCAAGGGCTTCGGGGACGGGGCGGGCGGCGCGAAGGACTCCGAGAAGTCCCTGCTGTCCGAGCTGATCGAGAAGTTCAACGCCAAGTTCGGCACGGAGTTCACCGAGGAGGACGTCCTCCCGGCCTTCAACGCCACCAAGAAGGACCCGAAGGTCCGGGCCGCCGCCCTCGTCAACGACGAGGAGAACTTCGGCATCGTCTTCGACAAGAAGTTCGAGGAGAACATGATGGATCATGTCTCCACCATCGACAGCCTCGGTAAGCGGTACTTCGGCACGGACCGTGACTTCAAGTCCAACCTCGACCGCAGCGCCCGCCGCGCGGCCTGGCGGATGATCCGCCGGGAGGAGGGGCTGGAGGATATCTGA
- a CDS encoding DUF397 domain-containing protein, with the protein MNTGESWRKSSYSGAEGGECIEVAETSGAIWVRDSKRPTEARLSFGADAWADFVRMTARR; encoded by the coding sequence ATGAACACGGGTGAGTCGTGGCGCAAGAGCAGCTACAGCGGCGCGGAGGGCGGCGAGTGCATCGAGGTTGCCGAGACGAGCGGAGCCATCTGGGTACGTGACTCCAAGCGACCGACGGAAGCCAGACTGTCCTTCGGGGCCGACGCATGGGCCGACTTTGTGCGGATGACCGCACGACGCTGA
- a CDS encoding helix-turn-helix domain-containing protein, producing the protein MEAEQRQKRPEDEPGTGVVTAFGRQLKLLRVRAGMDRAEFGKRVGYSADTVASIEQGRRIPQARFIERADEVLGAGGLLTALKEEVGRAQYPVFFRDAARLEADAHELFLYAVQAIPGLLQTEEYTRALLAMRRPLLDEDTMEQRVAARLSRQEILSRWPAPLMSFVIEEAVLRKPFGGTPVLRGVLENVLLTGQKRNVEIQVMPNDREDNAGVDGPFTLITPRRGDQIAYLEVQGRSILVSDRDEVRSISARYGIIRSQALTPRESLGFVEKVLGEL; encoded by the coding sequence ATGGAAGCGGAGCAGCGGCAGAAGCGGCCGGAGGACGAGCCGGGCACGGGCGTGGTGACCGCGTTCGGGCGGCAGTTGAAGCTGCTGCGGGTCCGGGCGGGGATGGACCGGGCGGAGTTCGGCAAGCGGGTCGGCTACTCGGCGGACACCGTGGCGTCGATCGAGCAGGGGAGGCGGATCCCGCAGGCCCGGTTCATTGAGCGGGCGGATGAGGTGCTGGGGGCGGGAGGGTTGCTCACGGCGTTGAAGGAGGAGGTGGGGCGGGCTCAGTATCCGGTGTTCTTCCGGGACGCGGCGAGGTTGGAGGCCGATGCGCACGAACTCTTCCTGTACGCGGTACAGGCGATCCCCGGGCTTCTGCAGACCGAGGAGTACACGCGTGCTCTCCTCGCCATGCGGCGACCGCTACTGGACGAAGACACAATGGAACAGCGAGTCGCAGCGAGGCTGTCACGCCAAGAGATCTTGAGCCGCTGGCCAGCACCTCTCATGAGCTTTGTCATCGAAGAGGCCGTGCTCCGTAAACCCTTCGGCGGTACGCCGGTTCTGCGCGGTGTCCTCGAAAACGTCCTACTGACCGGGCAGAAACGCAACGTGGAGATCCAGGTCATGCCGAACGACCGCGAGGACAACGCCGGCGTGGACGGCCCCTTCACGTTGATCACCCCGAGGCGGGGTGACCAGATCGCGTACCTGGAAGTACAAGGACGCAGCATCCTGGTCAGCGACCGGGACGAAGTACGGTCCATCTCAGCACGTTATGGGATCATCCGAAGTCAGGCTCTCACTCCGCGAGAGTCCCTGGGATTCGTAGAGAAGGTGCTGGGAGAGCTATGA